Proteins encoded within one genomic window of Glycine soja cultivar W05 chromosome 1, ASM419377v2, whole genome shotgun sequence:
- the LOC114416559 gene encoding dirigent protein 22-like yields MGTKLFHTLLLLSYALSNVIGEETGFVGTLHPKSLGLHKKQTLSHFKFYWHDIVSSGANSTSATVIPPLPKYNTSTSFGMVNVMDNPLTLGPEMGSKLVGRAEGFYALTSQSQINLLMVMNFALFEGKYNGSTITIVGRNAVSENEKDIPVVGGSGIFKFAKGYAHAKTYFFDPKTGDATTEYNVYVLHNE; encoded by the coding sequence ATGGGCACCAAACTATTTCACACATTGCTCCTCCTCTCTTACGCCCTCTCCAATGTCATAGGAGAAGAAACAGGCTTCGTGGGCACACTACACCCCAAATCCTTAGGTCTTCACAAGAAACAAACCCTAAGCCACTTCAAATTCTACTGGCACGACATAGTGAGCAGTGGAGCCAACTCCACCTCAGCCACAGTCATCCCACCACTCCCCAAATACAACACAAGCACTTCCTTCGGCATGGTTAACGTGATGGACAACCCCTTGACGTTGGGCCCCGAGATGGGCTCCAAGCTCGTGGGCCGGGCCGAGGGGTTCTACGCACTAACATCACAATCCCAGATCAATTTGCTCATGGTCATGAACTTTGCCTTGTTTGAAGGGAAGTACAACGGGAGCACCATAACTATCGTGGGGAGGAACGCTGttagtgaaaatgaaaaggatATTCCTGTGGTTGGTGGGAGTGGGATTTTTAAGTTTGCTAAGGGATATGCTCATGCCAAGACCTACTTCTTTGATCCCAAGACTGGGGATGCTACCACTGAGTACAACGTTTATGTCCTCCATAACGAGTAA